Proteins encoded within one genomic window of Halodesulfurarchaeum formicicum:
- a CDS encoding APC family permease yields MKELERDLGLPAVLAISIGAMVGSGIFILPGLALKMAGPAVILAYLLAGLLVLPAALSKSEMATAMPESGGTYLYIERGMGPLLGTIAGVGTWFSLTFKGALALIGGAPYLVLLFDLPVKPVALVAGFVLIVINIVGVKQTGRLQVAIVVVMLAALTWFVAGSATAIDPVSYGGFFDSGLNGLLAATGFVFVSYAGVTKVASVAEEIENPDRNIPLGILGSLAFTTALYVALVVVMVGVVPAADLMGSNIPMALAAEATLPGIGIFAVILAAVIALISTANAGILSSSRYPLAMSRDALAPPTFTRVSDRFGTPLNAITLTGAMLLFMVAFVPIQEIAKLASAFQILVFVLVNIALIAFREADPDSYEPSFRTPLYPVPQLFGIVGGIVLIPFMGLIPLVGAVLIVLGSMAWYYTYVRTQSEIEREGAVTDAVRQQLGKETLEHTEAMMTSPGSYDVLVAVTESTPVERERTLLAIAEAIASAQDSSIRATRFDEVPDQLPLGTASDRPISGDKSFEERMAEFASQTAVPMEYGTAASHDTKHAIVNHADHHDLDAILMERRGEQHHTSVFGSDVGWIKRHTERDVIEVEDRGLADIDRVSLVTDCGHGDATKLLIAEALAATYGADLELLAAVEPTATDPKRATTSEHLEEMASHVSVPVQTRLIEAEDRPAGLIEATRGTGLLVTCAGPTGLRGALLGRPEDRLIVGSDATAVAITTGGARPSRLRRFLGNRVF; encoded by the coding sequence ATGAAGGAACTCGAACGCGACCTCGGCCTCCCGGCCGTCCTGGCGATCAGCATCGGAGCGATGGTCGGGAGCGGGATCTTCATCCTCCCGGGCCTCGCCCTGAAGATGGCCGGGCCGGCAGTCATCCTGGCCTACCTGCTCGCCGGATTGCTCGTTTTGCCCGCCGCGCTCAGCAAGTCCGAGATGGCGACTGCGATGCCCGAATCCGGGGGCACCTACCTGTACATCGAGCGCGGAATGGGCCCGCTGCTGGGAACGATCGCCGGCGTCGGGACCTGGTTCTCGCTCACGTTCAAGGGGGCACTCGCGCTCATCGGCGGCGCGCCGTATCTCGTCCTGCTCTTCGATCTCCCCGTCAAACCCGTCGCGCTGGTGGCCGGGTTCGTTCTGATCGTGATCAACATCGTCGGGGTGAAACAGACCGGTCGACTCCAGGTCGCGATCGTCGTCGTCATGCTGGCCGCGCTCACCTGGTTCGTGGCCGGGAGTGCGACGGCGATCGATCCCGTGAGCTACGGCGGCTTCTTCGACAGCGGTCTGAACGGCTTGCTCGCCGCGACCGGTTTCGTCTTCGTCTCGTATGCCGGGGTGACCAAGGTCGCCAGCGTCGCCGAGGAGATCGAGAACCCGGACCGGAACATCCCGCTCGGGATCCTGGGCTCGCTTGCCTTCACGACCGCGCTGTACGTCGCGCTGGTCGTGGTCATGGTCGGGGTCGTCCCGGCCGCCGACCTGATGGGCTCGAACATCCCGATGGCCCTGGCTGCGGAGGCCACGCTCCCTGGCATCGGGATCTTCGCAGTGATTCTGGCGGCGGTCATCGCCCTGATCAGCACCGCGAACGCCGGAATCCTCTCCTCCTCGCGGTATCCGCTGGCGATGAGCCGGGACGCGTTGGCGCCGCCGACGTTCACCAGGGTCAGCGACCGGTTTGGCACCCCACTCAACGCGATCACGCTCACCGGGGCCATGCTGCTTTTCATGGTGGCCTTTGTCCCGATCCAGGAGATCGCGAAACTGGCCAGTGCCTTTCAGATCCTGGTCTTCGTCCTCGTCAACATCGCGCTGATCGCCTTCCGCGAGGCCGATCCCGACAGCTACGAACCCAGTTTCCGCACCCCGCTGTACCCGGTGCCACAGCTGTTCGGGATCGTCGGCGGCATCGTGTTGATCCCGTTCATGGGTCTGATCCCCCTGGTGGGCGCGGTACTGATCGTCCTGGGCTCGATGGCCTGGTACTACACCTACGTGCGCACCCAGAGTGAAATCGAGCGCGAGGGGGCGGTCACAGACGCCGTTCGCCAGCAGCTGGGCAAAGAGACCCTCGAACACACCGAAGCCATGATGACATCGCCGGGCAGCTACGACGTCCTGGTGGCCGTCACCGAGAGCACCCCGGTCGAGCGCGAGCGGACCCTGTTGGCCATCGCGGAGGCCATCGCGAGCGCACAGGACAGTTCGATCCGGGCGACGCGGTTCGACGAGGTGCCCGACCAGTTGCCCCTGGGCACCGCGAGTGACCGGCCGATATCCGGGGACAAGTCCTTCGAGGAGCGGATGGCCGAGTTCGCCTCTCAGACAGCGGTGCCTATGGAGTATGGCACGGCCGCCTCCCACGACACGAAACACGCGATCGTCAATCACGCCGATCACCACGATCTCGACGCGATACTGATGGAGCGGCGGGGCGAACAGCACCATACCTCGGTGTTCGGGAGTGACGTGGGGTGGATCAAGCGCCACACCGAACGGGACGTCATCGAGGTCGAGGATCGGGGCCTGGCCGACATCGACCGGGTCTCGCTGGTCACCGACTGTGGACACGGCGACGCGACGAAACTCCTGATCGCGGAGGCCCTCGCGGCGACCTATGGCGCGGATCTCGAACTGCTGGCCGCAGTCGAGCCAACCGCGACCGACCCGAAACGGGCCACCACCAGCGAGCACCTCGAGGAGATGGCCAGTCACGTTTCTGTCCCGGTCCAGACCCGTCTCATCGAGGCCGAAGATCGGCCCGCAGGATTGATCGAGGCCACCCGAGGGACCGGCCTGCTGGTCACCTGTGCGGGCCCGACAGGCCTCCGTGGGGCGTTACTCGGGCGACCGGAAGACCGGCTGATCGTCGGGAGCGACGCGACGGCCGTCGCGATCACCACCGGTGGGGCCCGTCCCAGTCGGCTGCGGCGATTCCTTGGGAACCGGGTCTTCTGA
- a CDS encoding Lrp/AsnC family transcriptional regulator: protein MKDGSLDAIDRRIIGALQGAARHTSSSEVADRLDISASTVRTRLAKLEEEGIIRGYYVDVDYDAAGYPLYTKIICTAPIARRDALAKRAREIEGVTAVREVMTGERNVYVNALGLDHDDLDRISRELDELGLQVVDEQLVRDEYICADPGLLTREE, encoded by the coding sequence ATGAAGGATGGGAGCCTCGATGCGATCGATCGCCGGATCATCGGTGCCTTACAGGGGGCCGCCCGCCACACCTCCTCGAGCGAGGTAGCCGACCGGCTCGACATCTCGGCCAGTACCGTCAGGACTCGGCTCGCAAAACTCGAGGAAGAAGGAATCATTCGGGGGTATTACGTCGACGTGGATTACGACGCCGCGGGCTATCCACTCTACACGAAGATCATCTGCACAGCTCCGATTGCCAGGCGCGACGCCCTCGCAAAGCGGGCCCGCGAGATCGAGGGTGTCACCGCGGTGCGGGAGGTGATGACGGGGGAGCGAAACGTCTACGTCAACGCCCTCGGCCTCGATCACGACGATCTGGACCGCATCAGCCGCGAACTGGACGAACTCGGCCTGCAGGTCGTCGACGAACAGCTCGTCCGAGACGAGTACATCTGTGCGGATCCCGGACTCCTGACCCGGGAGGAATGA
- a CDS encoding DsrE/DsrF/DrsH-like family protein: protein MDDDTTIEELREQITSLETQVEELQAEDDSPTEMVIIATKGTLDMAYPVLILGPMAAAFGWNVTVFATFWGLDMLHEENYRDLKLSSAGNPNMPLPNLLAVMPGMDRLTTKMMRDKIDEVGTDSVPELVERGLENGVNFQACQMTMDLMDYDDGEFIDGVETGVGAAHALRQMADSDVQLLV, encoded by the coding sequence ATGGACGACGACACCACTATCGAGGAACTCCGCGAACAGATCACGTCGCTCGAAACACAGGTCGAAGAACTCCAGGCGGAGGACGACAGCCCCACCGAGATGGTCATCATCGCGACCAAGGGGACCCTGGACATGGCCTACCCCGTCCTCATTCTCGGGCCGATGGCCGCCGCCTTCGGCTGGAACGTGACCGTCTTCGCCACGTTCTGGGGCCTGGACATGCTCCACGAGGAGAACTACCGGGACCTCAAGCTGTCCTCGGCCGGGAACCCGAACATGCCCCTGCCCAACCTCCTCGCCGTCATGCCCGGCATGGACCGGCTGACCACCAAAATGATGCGGGACAAGATCGACGAGGTCGGCACCGACTCGGTTCCGGAACTGGTCGAGCGTGGCCTCGAAAACGGCGTGAACTTCCAGGCCTGCCAGATGACCATGGACCTGATGGATTATGACGACGGGGAGTTCATCGACGGCGTCGAAACTGGCGTGGGTGCGGCCCACGCGCTCCGCCAGATGGCCGACTCGGACGTCCAGCTTCTGGTCTAG